In Microbacterium galbinum, a single window of DNA contains:
- the pepN gene encoding aminopeptidase N, with the protein MPGENLTRIEAQERRDVVGTESYDIALDLTKGAEIFGSRSVVRFTATPDSFTFIDLIARDVREISLNGEQLDPNEVFADSRITLTGLQAENVLVVDADCLYTNTGEGLHRFVDPVDGEVYLYSQFEVPDSRRVFAVFEQPDLKATFQFTITAPAAWKVISNSPTPEPIVHDDDVTATWGFEPTPRISSYITALIAGPYESTFSELTSASGRVIPLGVYGRKSLWQHLDADYIFDKTREGFAYYESKFGVPYPFAKYDQLFVPEFNAGAMENAGAVTFTETYVFRSKVTDAVKERRVVTILHELAHMWFGDLVTMKWWNDLWLNESFAEWASTIATAEATEWTEAWTTFNAMEKTWAYRQDQLPSTHPIVAEINDLEDVQVNFDGITYAKGGSVLKQLAAWVGIEAFFAGVSQYFQKHSWGNTELSDLLVELEATSGRDLSTWSKKWLETAGVNTLEPVIAEDGNGTISRFAVTQTAPADYPTIRPHRLGIGFYNLTDGALSRTHYVEVDVDGDRTEVPELQGLAQPDLVLLNDQDLAYAKIRLDERSLATAIAHLADIHDPLARSLVWGAAWDQTRDAESAASDYIDLVLGNIGRESESTTVRTTLAQLRTAATLYVAPEERDAARLKVADGLWALAESAESGSDSQLQFVTAFATSLVTPEHAGIVGRLRSGEETLPGLEIDADLSWQLLVGLATIGATDAATIDAALAADNTSKGGEFAAQARAALPDVASKKAAWASLVDRDDAPNTIVRSAALGFVHPAGAEALREFVGPYFEMLLPVWESRTYQIAQYLVTGLFPTALADVALRDATRAWLSEHQDAAPALRRLVLENLADVERALTAQSRDSDD; encoded by the coding sequence GTGCCTGGAGAGAACCTCACCCGTATCGAAGCGCAGGAGCGTCGCGACGTCGTCGGCACCGAGTCGTACGACATCGCACTCGACCTGACGAAGGGCGCCGAGATCTTCGGATCCCGGAGCGTCGTCCGCTTCACCGCGACGCCCGACAGCTTCACGTTCATCGACCTGATCGCGCGCGATGTGCGCGAGATCTCGCTCAACGGCGAGCAGCTCGACCCGAACGAGGTCTTTGCGGACTCGCGCATCACCCTCACGGGCCTGCAGGCCGAGAACGTGCTGGTCGTCGACGCCGACTGCCTCTACACGAACACGGGCGAGGGCCTGCACCGCTTCGTCGATCCCGTCGACGGCGAGGTCTACCTCTACTCCCAGTTCGAGGTGCCCGACTCCCGTCGCGTGTTCGCGGTGTTCGAGCAGCCCGATCTGAAGGCCACGTTCCAGTTCACGATCACGGCGCCCGCCGCCTGGAAGGTGATCTCGAACTCCCCCACGCCCGAGCCCATCGTGCACGACGACGACGTCACCGCGACCTGGGGCTTCGAGCCGACCCCCCGCATCTCCTCGTACATCACGGCCCTGATCGCCGGCCCGTACGAGTCGACCTTCTCCGAGCTCACGAGCGCATCCGGCCGCGTCATCCCCCTCGGTGTCTACGGACGCAAGAGCCTCTGGCAGCACCTCGACGCCGACTACATCTTCGACAAGACCCGTGAGGGCTTCGCCTATTACGAGTCCAAGTTCGGCGTTCCCTACCCGTTCGCCAAGTACGACCAGCTCTTCGTGCCGGAGTTCAACGCCGGAGCCATGGAGAACGCCGGCGCTGTCACCTTCACCGAGACCTACGTCTTCCGCAGCAAGGTGACGGATGCCGTGAAGGAGCGTCGTGTCGTCACGATCCTCCACGAGCTCGCACACATGTGGTTCGGCGATCTGGTGACCATGAAGTGGTGGAACGACCTCTGGCTGAACGAGTCGTTCGCCGAGTGGGCGTCAACCATCGCGACCGCCGAAGCCACGGAGTGGACCGAGGCATGGACGACCTTCAACGCGATGGAGAAGACCTGGGCGTACCGCCAGGACCAGCTCCCGTCGACGCACCCGATCGTCGCCGAGATCAACGACCTCGAGGACGTACAGGTCAACTTCGACGGCATCACGTACGCCAAGGGCGGCTCCGTGCTCAAGCAGCTCGCCGCGTGGGTGGGCATCGAGGCCTTCTTCGCCGGTGTCTCGCAGTACTTCCAGAAGCACTCGTGGGGCAACACCGAGCTGAGCGATCTGCTCGTCGAGCTCGAGGCCACCAGCGGACGCGACCTGAGCACGTGGTCGAAGAAATGGCTCGAGACCGCGGGGGTCAACACCCTCGAGCCCGTCATCGCGGAGGACGGCAACGGCACGATCTCGCGCTTCGCCGTGACGCAGACCGCCCCGGCCGACTACCCGACGATCCGCCCGCACCGTCTGGGCATCGGGTTCTACAACCTGACCGACGGTGCACTCAGCCGCACGCACTACGTCGAGGTCGACGTCGACGGCGATCGCACCGAGGTGCCGGAGCTGCAGGGCCTGGCCCAGCCCGACCTCGTGCTGCTGAACGACCAGGACCTCGCCTACGCGAAGATCCGCCTCGACGAGCGCTCGCTCGCCACGGCGATCGCGCACCTCGCCGACATCCACGATCCGCTCGCGCGCTCGCTCGTCTGGGGTGCGGCGTGGGATCAGACCCGCGACGCCGAGAGCGCGGCATCCGACTACATCGATCTCGTGCTCGGCAACATCGGCCGGGAGAGCGAGTCGACGACCGTGCGCACGACGCTCGCGCAGCTGCGCACGGCGGCGACGCTCTACGTCGCGCCCGAGGAGCGCGACGCGGCGCGACTCAAGGTCGCCGACGGCCTCTGGGCACTCGCCGAGTCGGCCGAGTCCGGCAGCGACAGCCAACTGCAGTTCGTCACCGCCTTCGCCACCTCTCTCGTGACGCCGGAGCACGCGGGCATCGTCGGTCGCCTGCGCTCGGGCGAGGAGACGCTGCCCGGTCTCGAGATCGATGCCGACCTGAGCTGGCAGCTGCTGGTGGGCCTCGCGACCATCGGGGCCACGGATGCCGCGACGATCGACGCCGCTCTCGCCGCGGACAACACCTCCAAGGGTGGCGAGTTCGCCGCGCAGGCACGTGCGGCTCTCCCCGACGTCGCATCCAAGAAGGCGGCGTGGGCCTCTCTCGTCGACCGTGACGATGCCCCGAACACGATCGTCCGCTCCGCGGCTCTCGGCTTCGTGCACCCCGCGGGTGCCGAAGCTCTCCGCGAGTTCGTCGGGCCGTACTTCGAGATGCTCCTCCCCGTGTGGGAGTCGCGCACCTATCAGATCGCGCAGTACCTCGTGACGGGTCTGTTCCCGACGGCACTGGCCGATGTCGCTCTTCGCGACGCGACGCGCGCGTGGCTGTCCGAGCATCAGGATGCGGCGCCGGCGCTGCGCCGCCTCGTGCTCGAGAACCTCGCCGACGTCGAGCGCGCGCTCACCGCGCAGTCCCGCGACAGCGACGACTGA
- a CDS encoding mechanosensitive ion channel family protein: MIIPFENTDPVEPTDVPAIWEETLRVLGIVGGKALLVAIIIVSCVLIALVLRVVIRRVVHRIVDSAKNKASVDDTQALERSPLADMRLVQRTRTLGSILQNIVNVMLVIIALVLIVNAIDNSLLGSLTLLTAAVGAGLGFGAQNIVKDVLNGIFLVAEDQIGIGDVVDLGLATGVVEYVSVRITQVRDVNGTLWYVRNGEVLRIGNMSQGWARAIIDIGVPVDSDLEVVEQTMLDTALALAKDPKWRTRIVEKPELWGLESIEGDALVVRIVIKARANAKDDVAQELRKRLRSALAEKEIAIPRMHAVIPTGLDGARRVRGANPPKTRPNAVTGVPVIPDRGIWRRKKPTTGDGSTDK; this comes from the coding sequence ATGATCATTCCGTTCGAGAACACCGATCCCGTCGAGCCGACCGACGTCCCCGCGATCTGGGAGGAGACGCTCCGCGTGTTGGGGATCGTCGGAGGCAAAGCACTCCTGGTCGCGATCATCATCGTGAGCTGCGTGCTCATCGCCCTCGTGCTGCGCGTGGTCATCCGTCGGGTCGTGCACCGCATCGTCGACAGCGCGAAGAACAAGGCATCCGTAGACGACACGCAGGCCCTGGAACGCTCACCGCTCGCCGACATGCGCCTCGTGCAGCGCACACGCACCCTGGGGTCGATCCTCCAGAACATCGTGAACGTGATGCTGGTGATCATCGCGCTCGTGCTCATCGTGAACGCGATCGACAACAGCCTGCTCGGCTCCCTGACGTTGCTGACCGCCGCGGTCGGTGCCGGCCTCGGTTTCGGCGCCCAGAACATCGTCAAGGACGTGCTGAACGGCATCTTCCTCGTCGCCGAGGATCAGATCGGCATCGGCGACGTCGTCGACCTCGGTCTCGCGACCGGCGTGGTCGAGTACGTGAGCGTGCGCATCACGCAGGTGCGCGATGTCAACGGCACCCTCTGGTACGTGCGCAACGGCGAGGTCCTGCGCATCGGCAACATGTCGCAGGGCTGGGCCCGCGCGATCATCGACATCGGCGTGCCCGTCGACTCCGATCTCGAAGTGGTCGAGCAAACGATGCTCGACACCGCCCTCGCCCTCGCGAAGGACCCGAAGTGGCGCACCCGGATCGTCGAGAAGCCCGAGCTGTGGGGCCTGGAATCGATCGAGGGCGACGCCCTCGTCGTGCGCATCGTGATCAAGGCCCGCGCGAACGCGAAGGACGACGTCGCTCAGGAGCTGCGCAAGCGTCTGCGCTCGGCACTGGCCGAGAAGGAGATCGCGATCCCCCGCATGCACGCCGTGATCCCCACCGGCCTCGACGGAGCGCGACGCGTACGCGGAGCGAATCCCCCCAAGACGCGTCCGAACGCCGTGACCGGCGTTCCGGTGATCCCCGACCGCGGGATCTGGCGGCGCAAGAAGCCCACCACGGGCGACGGGAGCACGGACAAGTGA
- a CDS encoding globin — MTFYDEVGGRETFAKIVSVFYREVAIDPVLKPMYPEEDLGPAEERLLLFLEQYWGGPTTYGETRGHPRLRMRHMPFHVDPDARDRWLRCMRTAVDEAELSPLHESTLWDYLERAAYAMVNTFEPSGIGAGADGRPTLETRSRQESTETP; from the coding sequence GTGACGTTCTACGACGAGGTCGGCGGCCGCGAGACGTTCGCGAAGATCGTCTCGGTCTTCTACCGCGAGGTCGCGATCGATCCGGTGCTGAAGCCCATGTACCCCGAGGAGGATCTCGGTCCCGCGGAAGAGCGGCTGCTGCTGTTCCTCGAGCAGTACTGGGGAGGGCCCACCACGTACGGGGAGACCCGTGGGCACCCGCGGCTGCGCATGCGCCACATGCCGTTCCACGTCGACCCCGACGCCCGCGATCGTTGGCTCCGCTGCATGCGCACCGCCGTCGACGAGGCGGAGTTGTCGCCTCTGCACGAATCCACGCTCTGGGACTACCTCGAGCGCGCCGCATATGCCATGGTGAACACGTTCGAGCCGTCGGGAATCGGTGCCGGCGCCGACGGACGCCCCACGCTCGAGACCCGCTCACGTCAGGAATCAACGGAGACACCATGA
- a CDS encoding FAD-binding dehydrogenase, which translates to MTNSPLSTDVLVIGWGLAGLVAASEALDAGRRVVLIDQEPRTNLGGQAWWSFGGLFFIDSPEQRRLGIRDSIELATQDWFGSAGFDRPEDEWPRRWAEAYLQFAAGEKRAWLRERGVGFFPVVGWAERGGYGAIGPGNSVPRFHITWGTGPGVVAPFAARVEQGEREGRLTVLPRHRVTALFTADGAVSGARGDILASNGEERGIPSSREIVGDFEIRAGATIVASGGIGGNHDLVRAAWPERLGTPPAHMLTGVPAYVDGSMQRVSAEAGARLINGDRMWHYVEGITNWDPVWPSHGIRILPGPSSLWLDATGSRLPVPLYPGFDTLGTLAHLRTTGHDHSWFVTSRQIIEKEFALSGSEQNPDLTGKDVGLLLKSRLAKGPTGPVQSFLDEGADFIVENDLESLLEQMQAHPGGEHLDIDTVRREVQARDREIENEFTKDAQIGMLRSMRSYRGDKLIRTAAPHRLQDPSAGPMVAVKLHVLTRKSLGGIQTDLDGRALDGQGSAIPGLFAAGEASGFGGGGVHGYRALEGTFLGGCLFSGRQAGRAAAR; encoded by the coding sequence ATGACGAACTCACCCCTGTCCACGGATGTCCTGGTGATCGGATGGGGGTTGGCCGGACTCGTCGCCGCTTCCGAGGCGCTCGACGCCGGTCGCCGCGTCGTGCTCATCGATCAGGAGCCGCGCACGAACCTCGGCGGACAGGCGTGGTGGTCGTTCGGCGGACTGTTCTTCATCGATTCCCCCGAGCAGCGACGCCTCGGCATCCGCGACTCGATCGAGCTCGCGACGCAGGACTGGTTCGGCTCCGCCGGTTTCGACCGCCCGGAGGACGAGTGGCCGCGCCGATGGGCGGAGGCCTACCTGCAGTTCGCTGCCGGGGAGAAGCGCGCCTGGCTGCGCGAACGGGGCGTCGGCTTCTTCCCCGTCGTGGGATGGGCGGAACGCGGAGGGTATGGAGCGATCGGCCCCGGAAACTCCGTGCCGCGTTTCCACATCACCTGGGGCACGGGCCCCGGAGTGGTCGCTCCCTTCGCGGCCCGGGTCGAACAGGGCGAGCGCGAGGGGCGGCTCACCGTCTTGCCCCGCCATCGCGTCACCGCACTCTTCACGGCCGACGGCGCCGTATCGGGTGCACGCGGCGACATCCTCGCCTCGAACGGCGAAGAGCGCGGCATCCCCTCCTCCCGAGAGATCGTCGGCGACTTCGAGATCCGTGCGGGCGCGACGATCGTGGCCTCGGGCGGCATCGGCGGCAACCACGATCTGGTGCGTGCGGCCTGGCCCGAGCGGCTCGGCACTCCCCCGGCCCACATGCTCACCGGGGTGCCCGCCTACGTCGACGGTTCGATGCAGCGCGTCTCCGCCGAGGCCGGCGCCCGGCTGATCAACGGCGACCGCATGTGGCACTACGTCGAGGGCATCACGAACTGGGATCCGGTCTGGCCGTCGCACGGCATCCGCATCCTCCCCGGTCCCTCATCGCTCTGGCTCGATGCGACCGGATCGCGCCTTCCCGTACCGCTGTATCCGGGCTTCGACACGCTCGGCACCCTGGCTCACCTGCGCACGACGGGCCATGACCACTCGTGGTTCGTGACCTCCCGTCAGATCATCGAGAAGGAGTTCGCGCTCTCCGGGAGCGAGCAGAACCCGGACCTCACCGGTAAGGACGTCGGGCTGCTGCTGAAGTCGCGTCTCGCCAAGGGACCGACGGGCCCCGTCCAGTCGTTCCTCGATGAGGGCGCTGACTTCATCGTCGAGAACGATCTCGAGTCGTTGCTCGAGCAGATGCAGGCGCATCCGGGCGGAGAACACCTCGACATCGACACCGTGCGGCGCGAGGTGCAGGCGCGTGATCGGGAGATCGAGAACGAGTTCACCAAGGATGCCCAGATCGGCATGCTCCGCTCGATGCGCAGCTACCGCGGCGACAAGCTCATCCGCACAGCCGCACCGCATCGTCTGCAGGACCCGTCCGCCGGCCCCATGGTCGCCGTGAAGCTCCATGTGCTCACCCGCAAGTCGCTCGGAGGCATCCAGACCGATCTCGACGGGCGTGCGCTCGACGGCCAGGGCTCTGCCATCCCCGGTCTCTTCGCGGCAGGCGAGGCGAGCGGCTTCGGCGGCGGTGGCGTGCACGGCTATCGCGCGCTCGAAGGGACGTTCCTGGGCGGCTGCCTGTTCTCCGGACGGCAGGCAGGACGCGCCGCGGCGCGATGA
- a CDS encoding acyl-CoA thioesterase → MSAESHAVRTVEQLLEVLDLDSTQARTTEDIFTGASHPMPTGRIYGGQVLAQSLIAAERTLPEDRPVHSMHGYFLRPGDSAQGITIAVDRIHDGRSFSTRRSQAYQNGVPIFSMIASFQDEDPGVEHAEPLPEGIPDPETLAPDEATVEGLPGGTVRMLTDRAADIRHVGHPLYLPSRDERAPRQAVWMRMRAPLPDDPRLHRAALAYLSDMTIQESILRAHGVYWALPGLKVASLDHAMWWHRPARVDEWLLYVQESPNARGGRGLATGRIYTRDGALVASVAQEIMIRVPEGA, encoded by the coding sequence ATGAGCGCGGAGAGCCACGCCGTCCGCACCGTCGAGCAGTTGCTCGAGGTGCTCGATCTCGATTCGACGCAGGCGCGTACGACGGAGGACATCTTCACCGGCGCGTCGCACCCGATGCCCACCGGCCGTATCTACGGCGGCCAGGTGCTCGCCCAGAGCCTCATCGCCGCCGAGCGCACGCTCCCCGAAGACCGACCGGTGCATTCGATGCACGGCTACTTCCTGCGCCCGGGCGATTCCGCACAGGGGATAACGATCGCGGTCGATCGCATCCACGACGGGCGGTCGTTCTCCACCCGGCGGTCGCAGGCGTACCAGAACGGGGTGCCGATCTTCTCGATGATCGCCTCGTTCCAGGACGAGGATCCCGGCGTCGAGCATGCCGAGCCGCTACCCGAGGGAATCCCCGATCCGGAGACACTCGCCCCGGATGAGGCGACGGTCGAGGGCCTACCCGGCGGGACGGTGCGGATGCTGACCGACCGCGCTGCCGACATCCGTCACGTCGGCCACCCGCTCTACCTGCCGAGCCGTGACGAGCGGGCACCCCGTCAGGCGGTGTGGATGCGGATGCGCGCACCGCTTCCCGACGATCCGCGACTGCACCGCGCGGCTCTCGCGTACCTCAGCGACATGACGATCCAGGAGTCGATCCTGCGGGCGCACGGCGTCTACTGGGCGCTTCCCGGGCTGAAGGTGGCGAGTCTCGACCACGCCATGTGGTGGCATCGTCCGGCGCGGGTCGACGAGTGGTTGCTCTACGTGCAGGAGTCGCCGAATGCCCGCGGGGGTCGCGGACTCGCGACGGGACGCATCTACACGCGCGACGGAGCTCTGGTCGCGAGCGTCGCGCAGGAGATCATGATCCGCGTGCCCGAAGGCGCCTGA
- a CDS encoding acyl-CoA thioesterase: MSDSSTAAGPRLHIPIHLRWGDLDAFNHVNNTSMLKLLEEARVRAFWRAGPGEEAPSTAVLDSGIDEGVLTLIARQEIEYLAPVPYQRRPLEVQMWFGKLGGSSVEVCYEVHNDPASEPRTIYARSTAIIVLVDARTGRPTRLTGEMREAWEPYVGASIEYAHR; encoded by the coding sequence ATGTCCGATTCGAGCACAGCGGCAGGTCCCCGTCTGCACATTCCCATCCACCTGCGGTGGGGAGATCTGGACGCATTCAACCACGTCAACAACACCTCTATGCTCAAGCTCCTCGAAGAGGCGCGCGTGCGGGCGTTCTGGCGTGCGGGACCGGGGGAGGAAGCCCCCTCGACCGCTGTGCTCGATTCGGGGATCGATGAGGGCGTGCTCACGCTCATCGCCCGCCAGGAGATCGAGTACCTCGCGCCGGTGCCGTACCAGCGCCGGCCGCTCGAGGTGCAGATGTGGTTCGGAAAGCTCGGCGGATCGAGCGTCGAGGTCTGCTACGAGGTGCACAACGACCCCGCGTCCGAGCCGCGCACCATCTACGCCCGCTCGACCGCGATCATCGTGCTCGTCGACGCCCGCACCGGGCGGCCGACCCGCCTCACCGGAGAGATGCGCGAGGCGTGGGAACCCTACGTCGGCGCGTCGATCGAGTACGCGCACCGCTGA
- the ettA gene encoding energy-dependent translational throttle protein EttA produces the protein MAEYIYSMVRARKAVGEKLILDDVTMAFLPGAKIGMVGPNGAGKSTILKIMAGLDTPSNGEAKLSPGFSVGILMQEPELDESKTVIENIQDGIAIKAKVDRFNEISALMADPDADFDALLAEMGTLQEEIDAADGWDLDSQLDQAMDALRTPPADAAIAPLSGGEKRRVALAKLLLQKPDLLLLDEPTNHLDAESVLWLEQHLQAYKGAVIAITHDRYFLDHVAEWIAEVDRGRLIGYEGNYSTYLEKKGERLEIQGKKDAKLAKRLKEELEWVRSSAKGRQTKSKARLARYEEMASEAERTRKLDFEEITIPAGPRLGSIVIDAKNLQKGFDGRSLIDGLSFNLPPNGIVGVIGPNGVGKTTLFKTIVGLEPLDGGTLKIGETVKISYVDQSRANIDPDKTLWEVVSDGLDFITVGKTEIPSRAYVSKFGFKGPDQQKKAGVLSGGERNRLNLALTLKEGGNLLLLDEPTNDLDVETLSSLENALLEFPGCAVVITHDRWFLDRIATHILAYEGTDEKPDQWYWFEGNFEAYEENKIERLGPDAAKPHRSTHRKLTRD, from the coding sequence GTGGCAGAGTACATCTACTCGATGGTCCGTGCGCGCAAGGCGGTGGGCGAGAAGCTCATCCTCGATGACGTCACGATGGCCTTCCTCCCCGGAGCGAAGATCGGCATGGTCGGCCCGAACGGTGCCGGTAAGTCGACGATCCTCAAGATCATGGCCGGCCTCGACACGCCCTCCAACGGCGAGGCGAAGCTCTCGCCGGGGTTCAGCGTCGGCATCCTGATGCAGGAGCCGGAGCTCGACGAATCCAAGACGGTGATCGAGAACATCCAGGACGGCATCGCCATCAAGGCGAAGGTCGACCGTTTCAACGAGATCTCGGCGCTGATGGCCGATCCCGACGCCGACTTCGACGCCCTCCTCGCCGAGATGGGCACCCTGCAGGAGGAGATCGACGCAGCCGACGGATGGGACCTCGACTCCCAGCTCGACCAGGCGATGGATGCGCTCCGCACCCCGCCGGCCGATGCGGCGATCGCTCCGCTCTCCGGTGGTGAGAAGCGCCGCGTGGCTCTCGCCAAGCTGCTGCTGCAGAAGCCGGATCTGCTGCTGCTCGACGAGCCCACCAACCACCTCGATGCCGAGAGTGTGCTCTGGCTCGAGCAGCACCTGCAGGCGTACAAGGGCGCGGTCATCGCGATCACCCACGACCGGTACTTCCTCGACCACGTCGCCGAGTGGATCGCAGAGGTCGACCGTGGTCGCCTGATCGGCTACGAGGGCAACTACTCGACCTACCTCGAGAAGAAGGGCGAGCGCCTCGAGATCCAGGGCAAGAAGGACGCCAAGCTCGCGAAGCGCCTCAAGGAGGAGCTCGAGTGGGTCCGCTCCAGCGCGAAGGGACGTCAGACCAAGTCGAAGGCGCGTCTCGCCCGCTACGAGGAGATGGCATCCGAGGCGGAGCGCACCCGCAAGCTCGACTTCGAGGAGATCACGATCCCCGCCGGTCCTCGACTCGGCAGCATCGTCATCGACGCGAAGAACCTGCAGAAGGGCTTCGACGGTCGCTCTCTCATCGATGGACTCAGCTTCAACCTGCCGCCCAACGGCATCGTCGGCGTGATCGGCCCGAACGGCGTCGGAAAGACGACGCTGTTCAAGACGATCGTGGGCCTGGAGCCGCTCGACGGCGGCACCCTGAAGATCGGTGAGACGGTCAAGATCAGCTACGTCGACCAGTCTCGGGCGAACATCGACCCCGACAAGACGCTGTGGGAGGTCGTCTCCGACGGACTCGACTTCATCACCGTCGGCAAGACCGAGATCCCGTCGCGCGCCTATGTGTCGAAGTTCGGTTTCAAGGGGCCGGACCAGCAGAAGAAGGCCGGTGTGCTCTCCGGTGGTGAGCGCAACCGTCTGAACCTCGCCCTCACGCTCAAGGAGGGCGGCAACCTGCTCCTCCTCGACGAGCCCACCAACGACCTCGACGTCGAGACGCTGAGCTCGCTCGAGAACGCGCTGCTCGAGTTCCCCGGCTGCGCCGTGGTCATCACGCACGACCGGTGGTTCCTCGACCGCATCGCCACGCACATCCTGGCGTACGAAGGCACCGACGAGAAGCCCGACCAGTGGTACTGGTTCGAGGGCAACTTCGAGGCCTACGAGGAGAACAAGATCGAGCGCCTCGGGCCGGACGCGGCGAAGCCGCACCGGTCGACGCACCGCAAGCTCACGCGCGACTGA
- a CDS encoding DUF6993 domain-containing protein: MLRRSVLPVIRAVVGASVAAAAVLVLAGCVGDPDPAPTSSAPSPSATDAPVAVAFVPDGSADDNLPIFTQTAQGVWDSEQRGEGRAYIDALVGVGFDKAAMQVTNDQSTVGNAAESLQFSVRWGDTECLIGQVGPSTGQLVTRVMPQLAEGRCLIGTTRAIDW, encoded by the coding sequence GTGCTTCGACGATCGGTCCTCCCCGTCATACGCGCGGTCGTCGGTGCGTCCGTCGCTGCGGCCGCTGTTCTCGTGCTCGCGGGCTGCGTGGGCGACCCCGATCCCGCGCCCACGTCTTCGGCTCCGTCGCCCTCGGCGACCGACGCCCCCGTGGCGGTCGCCTTCGTGCCCGACGGCTCCGCCGACGACAACCTCCCGATCTTCACTCAGACCGCACAGGGCGTGTGGGATTCCGAGCAGCGCGGCGAGGGGCGAGCGTACATCGACGCGCTGGTGGGCGTCGGCTTCGACAAAGCGGCGATGCAGGTCACCAACGACCAGTCGACCGTGGGGAACGCGGCCGAGAGTCTGCAGTTCTCGGTGCGCTGGGGCGACACCGAGTGCCTCATCGGCCAGGTCGGTCCGTCGACGGGCCAGCTGGTGACGCGGGTGATGCCGCAACTCGCCGAGGGGCGATGCCTCATCGGCACCACGCGCGCGATCGACTGGTGA
- a CDS encoding single-stranded DNA-binding protein, giving the protein MMDTVTIVGKVATDPNQAQTGGGVAVTNFRLASTHRRFDQSAQAWVDSGTNWYSVAAYRQLGEHAKASLRSGDSVIVTGRLRIRNWESNGKSGTSVDIDADAIGHDLRWGTTAYLRSSRTTPAAEVPTPARDTDGEDRGDEESAPLALDTAWAETDTPAVDEEATAPALY; this is encoded by the coding sequence ATGATGGATACCGTGACGATCGTCGGCAAGGTGGCGACCGACCCCAACCAGGCGCAGACGGGCGGAGGCGTCGCCGTGACGAACTTCCGTCTCGCGAGCACCCATCGCCGATTCGATCAGTCGGCCCAGGCCTGGGTCGATTCCGGAACGAACTGGTACTCCGTCGCCGCGTATCGGCAGCTCGGCGAGCATGCGAAGGCCTCGCTGCGCTCCGGCGACAGCGTGATCGTCACCGGGCGTCTGCGGATCCGCAATTGGGAGAGCAACGGCAAGAGCGGCACGAGCGTCGACATCGACGCCGATGCGATCGGGCACGACCTCCGGTGGGGGACGACGGCCTACCTCCGTTCGAGCCGCACGACGCCGGCCGCCGAGGTGCCGACCCCGGCTCGCGACACCGACGGGGAGGATCGCGGCGACGAGGAGTCCGCGCCGCTCGCGCTCGACACGGCATGGGCCGAGACGGACACCCCCGCGGTGGACGAGGAAGCGACGGCGCCGGCACTCTACTGA
- the orn gene encoding oligoribonuclease produces the protein MVSASENDRLVWIDCEMTGLDLSIDELVEIAVVITDFELQPVDPGFQIVIRPSAASLENMNDFVTKMHEKSGLIEEIPLGVTLEEAEAQTLAYIRRFVPVERKAPLAGNTIGTDRMFLAKYMPTIDQWLHYRNVDVSSIKELSRRWYPRVFFQAPSKDGGHRALADILESIRELRYYREAVFVDEPGPSSDDAKTIAQRTVSEFTPNM, from the coding sequence ATGGTATCTGCGTCGGAGAACGATCGTCTCGTATGGATCGACTGTGAGATGACGGGGCTCGATCTCTCGATCGATGAACTCGTCGAGATCGCCGTCGTCATCACGGACTTCGAACTCCAACCCGTCGATCCCGGATTCCAGATCGTGATCCGCCCGAGCGCCGCCTCGCTCGAGAACATGAACGACTTCGTGACCAAGATGCACGAGAAGTCGGGCCTGATCGAGGAGATCCCCCTCGGAGTGACGCTCGAAGAGGCCGAGGCGCAGACCCTCGCCTACATCCGTCGCTTCGTCCCCGTCGAGCGCAAGGCGCCCCTCGCCGGCAACACGATCGGCACCGATCGCATGTTCCTCGCGAAGTACATGCCGACAATCGATCAGTGGCTGCACTACCGCAACGTCGATGTATCCAGCATCAAGGAGCTCTCGCGCCGGTGGTACCCGCGAGTCTTCTTCCAGGCTCCGTCCAAAGACGGCGGGCACCGCGCGCTCGCAGACATCCTCGAGTCCATCCGTGAGCTCCGCTACTACCGGGAGGCGGTGTTCGTCGACGAGCCCGGCCCCTCGAGCGACGACGCGAAGACCATCGCTCAGCGCACCGTGTCGGAGTTCACCCCAAACATGTAA